TATTCAAAACATTTGTCATACACACCTCACGATCAACTAGTCCCGCGGTGGCGCCACCCAATGTTCTTCCTTGCTTTTCCTCTTTCTCCTTCTCCACGTCCCGGCCCCTCCTCCGAATCAAACTCGATGGAGACGGCCGATGTAGCGACGTCCATCCGTTTTAATTTCCCATTAGAATTCCCAGTAAAAGTAAATAAATGGTTGAAAAAGAAACGAAGAATCATGAATCAATCAATCAAGAAAACAAAAAGCAGAATGGCGCGTGGTCCGGGAACGGAACGGCGTTAGGATATCAACGGCAGAGAGGAGACGACAAGGAAGTGAAGGAAGCGTCCCCGCCACGCTGCCGCTCTGACAGCCCGGCCCCACGCGCTTCCCCCGCCGCTGGGGTGGAAATATTCCCATTCCCCGTTCCACTCGGCCCGGTCTGGTCGCCGCCGGTTAAAACGCCACCACCTACCACCAATCATCCCCAACCTCCTCCCCCATCCCCCCGCGCCGCCCTCCCTCCCTGCCCCGATCCACCGCCCAGCTCCAGCTCCAGCTCCTTCTTATCCAGCTCAGTTGGATCTGGTCCTGCGGAAAGCCCGCGCCTTTTCTCTCCCCATGGATCGGTGGGCGGCCACGGCTGCCGGcccggcggcgccgccgtcctACTGGTGCTACAGCTGCGAGCGGTTCGTGCGCACGGCGGGGGACGCCGGGCTGGTCTGCCCCGGCTGCGACGGCGGCTTCCTGGAGCAGAtggacgcgccgccgccgcgcagggccgcctcgccctccgccttcctccgccgccgcgccgccgaggCGCCCACCGAGGTCCGGCCCCGCCGCGGCAGGCGTGGCGGCGCCGCCTCGGGGGACCGCTCcggctcgccgtacaacccggtcATCGTGCTCCGGCGCTCCGCGGCCCCGCCCGGCGACGAGGCCCCCGGCGCCACCAGCAGCTTCGAGCTCTTCTACGACGACGGCGCCGGATCCGGCCTCCGCCCGCTGCCCGAGAGCATGTCCGACTTCCTCATGGGGTCCGGGTTCGAGCGCCTCCTCGAGCAGCTCGCCCAGATCGAGGCCGGCGGCTTCGGCGCCGTCCGCCCCTGCGACAACCCGCCGGCCTCCAAGGCCGCCGTCGAGTCCATGcccaccgtcgtcgtcgccgcctgCCACGTAGGCGCCGACTCCCACTGCGCCGTCTGCAAGGAGGCCTTCCAGCTGGGCGACGAGGCCAGGGAGATGCCCTGCAGCCACATGTACCACCAGGACTGCATCCTGCCGTGGCTCGCGCTGCGCAACTCGTGCCCCGTGTGCCGGCACGAGCTGCCCACGGATGTGGCGCGGCCTGCTCCGGCCAGCGACCTGGGCGCCGCTGACGACCAGGG
The Aegilops tauschii subsp. strangulata cultivar AL8/78 chromosome 3, Aet v6.0, whole genome shotgun sequence genome window above contains:
- the LOC109772228 gene encoding probable E3 ubiquitin-protein ligase RHC2A; protein product: MDRWAATAAGPAAPPSYWCYSCERFVRTAGDAGLVCPGCDGGFLEQMDAPPPRRAASPSAFLRRRAAEAPTEVRPRRGRRGGAASGDRSGSPYNPVIVLRRSAAPPGDEAPGATSSFELFYDDGAGSGLRPLPESMSDFLMGSGFERLLEQLAQIEAGGFGAVRPCDNPPASKAAVESMPTVVVAACHVGADSHCAVCKEAFQLGDEAREMPCSHMYHQDCILPWLALRNSCPVCRHELPTDVARPAPASDLGAADDQGSNTGAEAGSEEETTVGLTIWRLPGGGFAVGRFAGGRRAGERELPVVYTEVDGGFNNGGAPRRISWSSRGSRSSQRGVIRRMFDNMFACFGHTHSTNVTRASSSRSEWSSVFTRGLRSRSTSWRSQDSHADAVAR